In Accipiter gentilis chromosome 17, bAccGen1.1, whole genome shotgun sequence, one DNA window encodes the following:
- the FAM76A gene encoding protein FAM76A isoform X2, with protein MAALYACTKCHQRFPFEALSQGQQLCKECRIAHPIVKCTYCRTEFQQESKTNTICKKCAQNVKLYGTPKPCQYCNIIAAFIGNKCQRCTNSEKKYGPPHSCEQCKQQCAFDRKDDRKKVDGKLLCWLCTLSYKRVLQKTKEQCKHLSSSSRASLQEKEQYSRLSSGSHYNSQKTLSTSSIQNEIPKKKAKFDAISANGDSVPSSPEMLCPPIQSAPSTLAQWAASQQSLGAHHCPVSQGTDILNFSPDLALDSPGTDHFVIIAQLKEEVATLKKMLHQKDQMILEKEKKITELKADLQYQESQMRAKMNQMEKTHKEVMEQLQAKNRELLKQAAALSKGKKPEKSGAITSP; from the exons ATGGCGGCGCTCTACGCCTGCACCAAGTGCCACCAGCGCTTCCCCTTCGAGGCGCTTAGCCAGggccagcagctctgcaag GAGTGCAGAATTGCGCATCCCATTGTTAAATGCACTTACTGCAGGACTGAATTCCAGCAGGAAAG CAAAACCAACACAATATGCAAGAAGTGTGCTCAGAACGTGAAGCTCTATGGAACA CCAAAACCCTGCCAGTACTGCAACATTATAGCAGCATTTATTGGAAACAAGTGCCAGCGTTGCACAAACTCTGAAAAGAAGTATGGACCTCCGCACTCCTGCGAGCAGTGCAAGCAGCAGTGTGCGTTTGACCGGAAGGATGATAGAAAGAAG GTGGATGGAAAGCTGCTATGCTGGTTATGCACACTGTCCTATAAACGGGTCCTACAGAAGACCAAAGAGCAGTGCAAACACCTGAGCAGTTCTTCTCGGGCCAGCCTGCAAGAAAAGGAACAGTACAGTAGGCTCAGCAGTGGCAGCCACTATAACAG cCAGAAAACCTTATCCACCTCTTCTATTCAGAATGAAATCCCAAAGAAGAAAGCCAAGTTTGATGCCATATCTGCCAATGGTGACAG CGTTCCTTCCTCTCCCGAGATGCTTTGTCCCCCTATCCAGAGTGCCCCGTCCACGTTGGCGCAGTGGGCTGCTTCCCAACAGAGTCTCGGTGCCCACCATTGTCCTGTTTCTCAAGGCACTGACATCCTGAA TTTTTCTCCGGACCTTGCCCTGGACTCTCCTGGCACTGACCATTTTGTTATCATTGcccagctgaaggaggaagtggctACTTTAAAAAAGATGCTGCACCAGAAAGATCAGATGAttttggagaaggagaagaag ATCACAGAGCTGAAAGCCGACCTGCAGTACCAGGAGTCGCAGATGAGGGCAAAGATGAACCAAATGGAGAAGACACACAAGGAGGTCATGGAGCAGTTACAG GCCAAGAACAGAGAACTCCTGAAGCAAGCAGCTGCCCTATCGAAGGGCAAAAAGCCTGAGAAGTCGGGAGCAATAACCTCCCCTTAA
- the FAM76A gene encoding protein FAM76A isoform X4, with amino-acid sequence MAALYACTKCHQRFPFEALSQGQQLCKECRIAHPIVKCTYCRTEFQQESKTNTICKKCAQNVKLYGTPKPCQYCNIIAAFIGNKCQRCTNSEKKYGPPHSCEQCKQQCAFDRKDDRKKVDGKLLCWLCTLSYKRVLQKTKEQCKHLSSSSRASLQEKEQYSRLSSGSHYNSQKTLSTSSIQNEIPKKKAKFDAISANGDSFSPDLALDSPGTDHFVIIAQLKEEVATLKKMLHQKDQMILEKEKKITELKADLQYQESQMRAKMNQMEKTHKEVMEQLQAKNRELLKQAAALSKGKKPEKSGAITSP; translated from the exons ATGGCGGCGCTCTACGCCTGCACCAAGTGCCACCAGCGCTTCCCCTTCGAGGCGCTTAGCCAGggccagcagctctgcaag GAGTGCAGAATTGCGCATCCCATTGTTAAATGCACTTACTGCAGGACTGAATTCCAGCAGGAAAG CAAAACCAACACAATATGCAAGAAGTGTGCTCAGAACGTGAAGCTCTATGGAACA CCAAAACCCTGCCAGTACTGCAACATTATAGCAGCATTTATTGGAAACAAGTGCCAGCGTTGCACAAACTCTGAAAAGAAGTATGGACCTCCGCACTCCTGCGAGCAGTGCAAGCAGCAGTGTGCGTTTGACCGGAAGGATGATAGAAAGAAG GTGGATGGAAAGCTGCTATGCTGGTTATGCACACTGTCCTATAAACGGGTCCTACAGAAGACCAAAGAGCAGTGCAAACACCTGAGCAGTTCTTCTCGGGCCAGCCTGCAAGAAAAGGAACAGTACAGTAGGCTCAGCAGTGGCAGCCACTATAACAG cCAGAAAACCTTATCCACCTCTTCTATTCAGAATGAAATCCCAAAGAAGAAAGCCAAGTTTGATGCCATATCTGCCAATGGTGACAG TTTTTCTCCGGACCTTGCCCTGGACTCTCCTGGCACTGACCATTTTGTTATCATTGcccagctgaaggaggaagtggctACTTTAAAAAAGATGCTGCACCAGAAAGATCAGATGAttttggagaaggagaagaag ATCACAGAGCTGAAAGCCGACCTGCAGTACCAGGAGTCGCAGATGAGGGCAAAGATGAACCAAATGGAGAAGACACACAAGGAGGTCATGGAGCAGTTACAG GCCAAGAACAGAGAACTCCTGAAGCAAGCAGCTGCCCTATCGAAGGGCAAAAAGCCTGAGAAGTCGGGAGCAATAACCTCCCCTTAA
- the FAM76A gene encoding protein FAM76A isoform X1 — protein sequence MAALYACTKCHQRFPFEALSQGQQLCKECRIAHPIVKCTYCRTEFQQESKTNTICKKCAQNVKLYGTPKPCQYCNIIAAFIGNKCQRCTNSEKKYGPPHSCEQCKQQCAFDRKDDRKKVDGKLLCWLCTLSYKRVLQKTKEQCKHLSSSSRASLQEKEQYSRLSSGSHYNSQKTLSTSSIQNEIPKKKAKFDAISANGDSVPSSPEMLCPPIQSAPSTLAQWAASQQSLGAHHCPVSQGTDILNFSPDLALDSPGTDHFVIIAQLKEEVATLKKMLHQKDQMILEKEKKITELKADLQYQESQMRAKMNQMEKTHKEVMEQLQWFPKAGHAGCSVCVGTVYPAAAFAVAQGGRLP from the exons ATGGCGGCGCTCTACGCCTGCACCAAGTGCCACCAGCGCTTCCCCTTCGAGGCGCTTAGCCAGggccagcagctctgcaag GAGTGCAGAATTGCGCATCCCATTGTTAAATGCACTTACTGCAGGACTGAATTCCAGCAGGAAAG CAAAACCAACACAATATGCAAGAAGTGTGCTCAGAACGTGAAGCTCTATGGAACA CCAAAACCCTGCCAGTACTGCAACATTATAGCAGCATTTATTGGAAACAAGTGCCAGCGTTGCACAAACTCTGAAAAGAAGTATGGACCTCCGCACTCCTGCGAGCAGTGCAAGCAGCAGTGTGCGTTTGACCGGAAGGATGATAGAAAGAAG GTGGATGGAAAGCTGCTATGCTGGTTATGCACACTGTCCTATAAACGGGTCCTACAGAAGACCAAAGAGCAGTGCAAACACCTGAGCAGTTCTTCTCGGGCCAGCCTGCAAGAAAAGGAACAGTACAGTAGGCTCAGCAGTGGCAGCCACTATAACAG cCAGAAAACCTTATCCACCTCTTCTATTCAGAATGAAATCCCAAAGAAGAAAGCCAAGTTTGATGCCATATCTGCCAATGGTGACAG CGTTCCTTCCTCTCCCGAGATGCTTTGTCCCCCTATCCAGAGTGCCCCGTCCACGTTGGCGCAGTGGGCTGCTTCCCAACAGAGTCTCGGTGCCCACCATTGTCCTGTTTCTCAAGGCACTGACATCCTGAA TTTTTCTCCGGACCTTGCCCTGGACTCTCCTGGCACTGACCATTTTGTTATCATTGcccagctgaaggaggaagtggctACTTTAAAAAAGATGCTGCACCAGAAAGATCAGATGAttttggagaaggagaagaag ATCACAGAGCTGAAAGCCGACCTGCAGTACCAGGAGTCGCAGATGAGGGCAAAGATGAACCAAATGGAGAAGACACACAAGGAGGTCATGGAGCAGTTACAG TGGTTTCCCAAGGCAGGGCATGCTGGTTGCTCGGTGTGCGTGGGAACAGTAtaccctgctgctgcctttgctgtaGCACAAGGAGGACGTCTGCCTTGA
- the FAM76A gene encoding protein FAM76A isoform X3, whose amino-acid sequence MAALYACTKCHQRFPFEALSQGQQLCKECRIAHPIVKCTYCRTEFQQESKTNTICKKCAQNVKLYGTPKPCQYCNIIAAFIGNKCQRCTNSEKKYGPPHSCEQCKQQCAFDRKDDRKKVDGKLLCWLCTLSYKRVLQKTKEQCKHLSSSSRASLQEKEQYSRLSSGSHYNSQKTLSTSSIQNEIPKKKAKFDAISANGDSFSPDLALDSPGTDHFVIIAQLKEEVATLKKMLHQKDQMILEKEKKITELKADLQYQESQMRAKMNQMEKTHKEVMEQLQWFPKAGHAGCSVCVGTVYPAAAFAVAQGGRLP is encoded by the exons ATGGCGGCGCTCTACGCCTGCACCAAGTGCCACCAGCGCTTCCCCTTCGAGGCGCTTAGCCAGggccagcagctctgcaag GAGTGCAGAATTGCGCATCCCATTGTTAAATGCACTTACTGCAGGACTGAATTCCAGCAGGAAAG CAAAACCAACACAATATGCAAGAAGTGTGCTCAGAACGTGAAGCTCTATGGAACA CCAAAACCCTGCCAGTACTGCAACATTATAGCAGCATTTATTGGAAACAAGTGCCAGCGTTGCACAAACTCTGAAAAGAAGTATGGACCTCCGCACTCCTGCGAGCAGTGCAAGCAGCAGTGTGCGTTTGACCGGAAGGATGATAGAAAGAAG GTGGATGGAAAGCTGCTATGCTGGTTATGCACACTGTCCTATAAACGGGTCCTACAGAAGACCAAAGAGCAGTGCAAACACCTGAGCAGTTCTTCTCGGGCCAGCCTGCAAGAAAAGGAACAGTACAGTAGGCTCAGCAGTGGCAGCCACTATAACAG cCAGAAAACCTTATCCACCTCTTCTATTCAGAATGAAATCCCAAAGAAGAAAGCCAAGTTTGATGCCATATCTGCCAATGGTGACAG TTTTTCTCCGGACCTTGCCCTGGACTCTCCTGGCACTGACCATTTTGTTATCATTGcccagctgaaggaggaagtggctACTTTAAAAAAGATGCTGCACCAGAAAGATCAGATGAttttggagaaggagaagaag ATCACAGAGCTGAAAGCCGACCTGCAGTACCAGGAGTCGCAGATGAGGGCAAAGATGAACCAAATGGAGAAGACACACAAGGAGGTCATGGAGCAGTTACAG TGGTTTCCCAAGGCAGGGCATGCTGGTTGCTCGGTGTGCGTGGGAACAGTAtaccctgctgctgcctttgctgtaGCACAAGGAGGACGTCTGCCTTGA